CGCATTGCCGAAGGCGACCTCACTTCTGCCGTACCCGCGTCAGCCGCTGGCAGCCGTGATGAACTGCAAGCCCTGTTGTTGCGCCTGGGAGGCATGCAATCGCGCCTGGGCGAGCTGGTGGTGGGGATGCGCCAGGCCAGCACCTCGGTGGCAGGGGCCAGCAGCGAAATTGCTGCGGGCAACAGCGACCTGTCTGCCCGCACCGAGCAGACGGCGTCGAACCTTGAAGAAATTGCCGCCAGCATGGAAGAGCTGCTGGCCACCGTGCGCCACAGTGCCGACGCAGCCGCGCAGGCCAGCCAATTGGCCGGCGGCGCCAGCGACGTAGCACGCCGTGGGCGCGAGGCGGTGGACCGTGTGGTGGGCACCATGGACGGCATCTCGCAGTCCTCGCGCCGCATTGCCGACATCACCAGCGTGATCGATGGCATCGCCTTCCAGACCAACATCTTGGCGCTGAATGCCGCCGTCGAAGCCGCCCGTGCGGGCGAGCAGGGCCGGGGCTTTGCCGTGGTGGCCAGTGAAGTGCGCAGTCTGGCCCAGCGCTCGGCCACGGCGGCCAAGGAGATTGGTGGCTTGATCAGCGAGAGCGTGCGCCAGGTGGACGAGGGCACGCAGCTGGTGCATGCCGCAGGCGGCACCATGGGCGAGATCGTGAACTCGGTGCAGCAAGTCGCCACCATCATTGGCGAGATCAGCACCGCTACGCGCGAGCAGACCACGGGCCTGAGCCAGGTGGGCGAGGCCGTGTCGCAGCTCGATCAGATGACGCAGCAGAACGCGGCGCTGGTCGAAGAGTCCTCCGCCGCCGCGCACGGCCTGCGGGTGCAGGCCCAGCAATTGGCCGAGTTGGTGGAGGCCTTCCGCCTGCCCGCGGCGCAAGGCCAATACAAGGCGCTGCGCTGAGACGTTTGGATGTGGGCCTGGGGGGGCGCTCAGCCCTGCACGCCCAGCAGGCTGCGCGCCACAGCCTCACCCACCTTGATGCCATCTACCCCGGCCGACAAAATGCCGCCCGCGTAGCTGGCACCTTCACCCGCAGGGTACAGGCCGGGCGTGTTCAGGCTTTGCAGGTTGTCGCCGCGCCCGATCTTCAAGGGCGATGAGGTGCGCGTCTCCACGCCCGTCAGCACCGCATCGTGCATGTCAAAGCCTTTGATCTTGCGACCAAACGCAGGCAGCGCCTCGCGCAGCGCCTCGATGGCGTAGCCGGGCAGGGCGGCGTGCAGGTCGCCCAGGGCCACACCGGGCTTGTATGACGGATCCACGCTGCCCAGCTGCGTGGAGGGTTTGCCCGCAATGAACTCGCCCACCAACTGGCCTGGCGCGCTGTAGTCGCGGCCGCCCAGCACAAAGGCGTTCGATTCCAGCTGGCGCTGCAGCACGCTGCCCGACAGGGGGTGGAACTGCCCCGCGGGCAGGCTCTCTGCGCCATAGGTCTGTCCTAGGTGGGCTTCAAACGCGGCGGGGTCGGTGGGGTAGTCGCGCGGGTCGATCCCCACCACCATGCCCGCGTTGGCATTGCGCTCGTTGCGTGAGTACTGGCTCATGCCGTTGGTCACCACGCGGTTCGGCTCGCTGGTGGCGGCCACCACGGTGCCGCCGGGGCACATGCAAAAGCTGTACACCGCGCGCCCGTTAGCAGCGTGGTGCACCAGCTTGTAGTCGGCCGCGCCCAGCAGCGGGTGGCCCGCGTGGCGGCCCCAGCGGGCGCGGTCGATCACGCCCTGCGGGTGCTCGATGCGAAAGCCGATGGAAAACGGCTTCGCCTCCATGGCCACGCCGCGCTGGTACAGCATGGCGAAGGTGTCGCGCGAGCTGTGGCCCAGCGCCATCACCACATGGTCAGCGCGCAGCTCGGTGGTCTCGCCGGTGGCCTGGTTCAGCACCTTGAGGCCGCGCAGGTGGCGGCTGTCACCCGTGCCTTCCACGATCACGTCTGTCACGCGCTGCTCAAAGCGGATCTCGCCGCCCAGCGCAATGATTTGCTCGCGCAGGTTCTCCACCACCTTCACCAGCTTGAAGGTGCCGATGTGCGGGTGGGCCACATACAAAATTTCTTCGGGCGCACCGGCTTTGACGAACTCGTTCATCACCTTGCGGCCCAGGTGGCGCGGGTCTTTGATCTGGCTGTAGAGCTTGCCGTCGCTGAAGGTGCCTGCGCCGCCCTCGCCAAACTGCACGTTGCTCTCGGCATGCAGCTCGCGCTTGCGCCACAGGCCCCAGGTGTCTTTGGTGCGCTCACGCACGGTCTTGCCGCGCTCCAGCACGATGGGCTTGAAGCCCATCTGCGCCAACACCAGCGCTGCAAAAATGCCGCAGGGCCCAAAGCCCACCACCACAGGGCGCAGCGGCAGATCGGCGGGCGCCTGGCCCACGGGGTGCCAGGCCATGTCGGGCGTGGGCTGGATGTGCGGGTTGGCGGCAAACTGGGCCAGCAGCGCGGCCTCGCGTTCGGGCTGGGCCAGCGTCACGTCCACGATGTAGACCGCCAGCAGATCGACCTTGCGCGCGTCAAAGCTGCGCTTGAAAACGTGCAGGTGGGCGATGTCGGCATCGGCGATGCCAAGGAGCTTGGTGACGGCGGCGCGCAGCGGCGCATCGGGGGCTTCGGCCACGGTGAAGGGCAGCCGGATTTCGGAGATTCTGATCATGGTCTTGCGGGCCCGTGTCGATCGGGCGGCTTGCAAAGTCGTGGGGCCGTGATTTTACGGGCGCTCGCCACGCAAGGCCTGCCCAGCAAAAAGGCCCGCCATGTGGCGGGCCCGGTGGCAGCACGGTATTTTCCGTTTTTGCTATCTATTTTGTAGCTTCTTGCGCTTGTTGATTAAGCGCTAGAGGCCATTTAGGCTTGTACTTTGCCTCAGGCAGGCAAGAAGCCTTCCACCGACAGATAGCGCTCGCCCGTGTCGTAGTTGAAGCCCAGCACCTTGGCGCCTGCGGGCAAATCGGGCAGTTTTTGCGCAATGGCGGCCAGCGTGGCACCCGACGAAATGCCCACCAGCAGGCCCTCTTCGCGTGCGGCGCGGCGGGCGTATTCACGGGCCGGCTCGGCATCGACCTGGATCACGCCGTCGAGCACGCTGGTGTCCAGGTTCTTGGGGATGAAGCCCGCGCCGATGCCCTGGATGGGGTGGGGCGAGGGCGCTCCGCCCGAGATGACGGGCGAGGCCGAAGGCTCGACCGCAAACACCTTGAGCTGCGGAAACTTGGCTTTGAGCACACGGGCCGTGCCCGTGAGGTGCCCGCCCGTGCCCACGCCGGTGATGATGGCGTCCAGCCCCTCGGGAAAGTCCGCCAGGATTTCCTGCGCCGTGGTGCGCACGTGAATGTCAATGTTGGCGGGATTTTCGAACTGCTGCGGCACCCATGCGCCGGGTGTCTGCGCCAGCAGCTCCTGGGCACGGGCAATCGCGCCCTTCATGCCTTTTTCGCGCGGGGTCAGGTCAAACTGCGCGCCATAGGCCAGCATCAGGCGGCGGCGCTCAATGCTCATGCTGTCGGGCATCACCAAAATCAGGCGGTAGCCCTTGACGGCCGCCACCAGCGCCAGGCCAATGCCGGTGTTGCCGCTGGTGGGCTCGATGATGGTGCCGCCGGGCTGCAGCGCGCCCGACTTCTCAGCGTCTTCCACCATGGCCAGCGCAATGCGGTCTTTGATGGAACCACCGGGGTTGCTGCGCTCAGACTTCACCCACACGTTGGCGCCCGGGCCAAACAGGCGGTTGATGCGCACGTGCGGCGTGTTGCCGATGGTCTGCAGAATGTTGTCAACTTTCATGGCGTCTCCTGTGAGGTGCAAAGAGGGGATGGATGCCATGCCCGCCACCCAGCTACCCAGGCTCTATCCGTTCGGGCTGAGCCTGTCGAAGCCAGGGCGCTATGGCGGGCATGGTGATACCCGCGCATTCTGAACCACTTGTTGTGCAGCCCTGGTGATATAGATATGCCAAGCCGCTGTGCCGCACCGTGGCACGGCACTCAGTTACACCGGCGCAATCTCGATGTGCATGGCCCGCTCCACCGGCGTGATCTGCACGCGCACGGGCAACCCCAGCGCAATCGTCTGCGCGTTGGTCGCCGTGTGCGGTGTCACTTCGGTGCAGGTGT
This Acidovorax sp. 106 DNA region includes the following protein-coding sequences:
- the cysK gene encoding cysteine synthase A → MKVDNILQTIGNTPHVRINRLFGPGANVWVKSERSNPGGSIKDRIALAMVEDAEKSGALQPGGTIIEPTSGNTGIGLALVAAVKGYRLILVMPDSMSIERRRLMLAYGAQFDLTPREKGMKGAIARAQELLAQTPGAWVPQQFENPANIDIHVRTTAQEILADFPEGLDAIITGVGTGGHLTGTARVLKAKFPQLKVFAVEPSASPVISGGAPSPHPIQGIGAGFIPKNLDTSVLDGVIQVDAEPAREYARRAAREEGLLVGISSGATLAAIAQKLPDLPAGAKVLGFNYDTGERYLSVEGFLPA
- a CDS encoding NAD(P)/FAD-dependent oxidoreductase, which gives rise to MIRISEIRLPFTVAEAPDAPLRAAVTKLLGIADADIAHLHVFKRSFDARKVDLLAVYIVDVTLAQPEREAALLAQFAANPHIQPTPDMAWHPVGQAPADLPLRPVVVGFGPCGIFAALVLAQMGFKPIVLERGKTVRERTKDTWGLWRKRELHAESNVQFGEGGAGTFSDGKLYSQIKDPRHLGRKVMNEFVKAGAPEEILYVAHPHIGTFKLVKVVENLREQIIALGGEIRFEQRVTDVIVEGTGDSRHLRGLKVLNQATGETTELRADHVVMALGHSSRDTFAMLYQRGVAMEAKPFSIGFRIEHPQGVIDRARWGRHAGHPLLGAADYKLVHHAANGRAVYSFCMCPGGTVVAATSEPNRVVTNGMSQYSRNERNANAGMVVGIDPRDYPTDPAAFEAHLGQTYGAESLPAGQFHPLSGSVLQRQLESNAFVLGGRDYSAPGQLVGEFIAGKPSTQLGSVDPSYKPGVALGDLHAALPGYAIEALREALPAFGRKIKGFDMHDAVLTGVETRTSSPLKIGRGDNLQSLNTPGLYPAGEGASYAGGILSAGVDGIKVGEAVARSLLGVQG
- a CDS encoding methyl-accepting chemotaxis protein; amino-acid sequence: MSISHLRVAARLALAFGVVCLVMSLSAAVGIWRLSGLQHIADELGGPASERAVLARELHSIVVLSSARAETLLEIDNPAYAARIDADRKATSARSAEVRKRLDVLADDPASQALFDAIDKAGNGFRTVRDDLVKRRKAGETLPENAIAGQLRPAAEAYATAVDKLAGLQQQRVADDRQAADRSARQGIFLLAAGSAVGLALSLLCAWLLSRSILRPLAHAAEVTDRIAEGDLTSAVPASAAGSRDELQALLLRLGGMQSRLGELVVGMRQASTSVAGASSEIAAGNSDLSARTEQTASNLEEIAASMEELLATVRHSADAAAQASQLAGGASDVARRGREAVDRVVGTMDGISQSSRRIADITSVIDGIAFQTNILALNAAVEAARAGEQGRGFAVVASEVRSLAQRSATAAKEIGGLISESVRQVDEGTQLVHAAGGTMGEIVNSVQQVATIIGEISTATREQTTGLSQVGEAVSQLDQMTQQNAALVEESSAAAHGLRVQAQQLAELVEAFRLPAAQGQYKALR